Proteins co-encoded in one Macrobrachium nipponense isolate FS-2020 chromosome 24, ASM1510439v2, whole genome shotgun sequence genomic window:
- the LOC135204695 gene encoding oxytocin receptor-like: MASADPLPTTLPFPTARWLGNESFNWTEPPFINEMLDVTNGDGALSSPIPGNLSDVVRAVESEATAARDETLVIWEIMTLVAIFVLTVLGNVVVLFILLVRRKKLTRMCYFILSLCISDLITAFLNVLPQLIWEVTYRFHGGGFLCKAVKFGQLLGPYLNSYLLVMTALDRYQVICYPLSTCSWTPKSSRKMIYLAWGLALGSCTPQVFVFSFQEVGDGTWDCWASFIPPWGPRAYVTWYAVSVFILPLIILIFAYTCICKTLWVNFKLKQMDEHNECCQERRRPQLLVHLRQQRSCLTTRGNVSTCLHKPQVRAGALPRSNTHSVLLPSMKTSPESSQTSSQAPRMACNPQTNPRVHSIRSISRAKIKTVKLTVTIILCYISCSAPFISVQLWHVWDPHAASSPFYNGAAFTILTLLSSLNSVVNPWIFLGFNENLSQIMRSLCICPKQNRFGHRRNNTFRSSNSNKNIRLTVFTTTEGNNQLVHSSRDSFSNRHTIT; encoded by the exons ATGGCCAGCGCAGATCCTTTACCCACGACTCTGCCGTTCCCGACAGCCAGGTGGCTTGGCAATGAATCCTTCAACTGGACGGAACCTCCTTTCATCAATGAGATGTTAGACGTGACCAACGGCGATGGGGCCCTCAGCAGCCCCATCCCTGGCAATCTCTCTGACGTCGTCAGGGCTGTCGAGAGCGAAGCCACCGCCGCCCGGGACGAGACGCTCGTCATCTGGGAGATCATGACGCTAGTCGCCATCTTCGTTCTGACGGTGCTGGGCAACGTGGTCGTCCTGTTCATCCTCCTGGTGAGGAGGAAGAAGCTCACCCGGATGTGCTACTTCATCCTCAGCCTCTGCATCTCTGACCTCATCACCGCCTTCCTGAACGTGCTGCCGCAGCTCATCTGGGAGGTCACCTACCGCTTCCACGGCGGCGGTTTCCTGTGCAAGGCTGTCAAGTTCGGCCAGCTCTTGGGACCTTATCTTAACTCCTACCTATTAGTTATGACGGCTTTAGATCGTTATCAGGTTATTTGTTATCCATTATCCACTTGCTCTTGGACGCCCAAGAGTTCCAGAAAGATGATTTATCTCGCGTGGGGGCTCGCTTTGGGCTCTTGCACCCCTCAGGTCTTCGTGTTTAGCTTCCAGGAGGTTGGCGATGGAACCTGGGATTGTTGGGCTTCCTTTATACCGCCATGGGGCCCTAGGGCATATGTGACATGGTACGCAGTGTCTGTATTTATACTCCCTCTCATTATTCTCATATTCGCATATACGTGCATTTGCAAGACCCTCTGGGTCAACTTTAAGCTCAAACAAATGGACGAACACAATGAGTGTTGCCAAGAGAGAAGAAGACCACAGCTCCTGGTGCACTTGAGACAGCAGAGAAGCTGCTTGACAACTAGGGGCAATGTTTCGACGTGTCTCCACAAGCCTCAGGTGAGGGCCGGTGCCCTGCCACGGTCCAATACCCACTCTGTTCTCCTGCCAAGCATGAAGACGTCTCCGGAGTCTAGTCAGACCAGCAGTCAGGCGCCGAGAATGGCCTGCAACCCGCAGACTAATCCGAGGGTCCATTCCATCCGTAGTATAAGTAGGGCGAAGATTAAGACGGTGAAGCTGACGGTGACCATCATCTTGTGTTACATCAGCTGCTCTGCACCGTTCATTTCGGTGCAACTCTGGCATGTCTGGGATCCACACGCAGCTTCCTCGCCTTTCTACAATG GTGCTGCCTTCACGATACTAACGCTGTTGTCCTCGCTGAACAGCGTGGTGAACCCCTGGATCTTCCTGGGCTTCAACGAGAACCTGTCGCAGATCATGAGGTCCCTCTGCATCTGCCCGAAGCAGAACCGCTTCGGCCACCGCAGGAACAACACCTTCAGGAGCTCCAACAGCAACAAGAACATCCGGCTGACGGTCTTCACCACGACCGAGGGCAACAACCAGCTCGTCCACTCCTCAAGGGACTCCTTCAGCAACAGGCACACTATCACTTAA